In Persicimonas caeni, a single window of DNA contains:
- a CDS encoding MBL fold metallo-hydrolase has product MPSDFSVKFYGCRGSIPVSGTDHVRYGGQTSCLTVRAGSREIILDAGSGLVSHSNDLIKRYIETQQPLETYVFITHAHLDHLIGLPYFAPMYMPDASVSIWGPQNMRFDSFEETIDAFMSPPFFPVPRYEMQADFRFADIGEADVIYFVEGQDAPIQCRPRHPRTAGQAPDPSQIELTLECMRGYNHPKSGVNIYKISAGDKTLVYATDTEGFVKGDRRLIEFARGADVLIHDAMYTEERYVSMPVPTQGYGHSTVEIAASLAKAADVGQLFLFHHDPGNNDNTLDELEARGKDLFENTLVARDEMEITL; this is encoded by the coding sequence ATGCCTTCCGATTTCTCTGTTAAATTCTACGGGTGCCGCGGAAGCATTCCGGTCTCAGGCACCGATCACGTCCGCTACGGCGGCCAAACCTCCTGTCTGACGGTTCGCGCCGGGTCGCGCGAGATCATCCTCGACGCCGGAAGCGGGCTGGTCAGCCACAGCAACGACCTGATCAAACGCTACATCGAGACGCAGCAGCCGTTGGAGACCTATGTCTTCATCACGCACGCGCACCTCGATCACCTCATCGGACTGCCCTACTTCGCACCGATGTATATGCCCGATGCGAGCGTGTCTATCTGGGGCCCGCAGAACATGCGCTTCGATTCGTTCGAAGAGACCATCGACGCGTTCATGTCGCCGCCGTTCTTTCCGGTGCCGCGCTACGAGATGCAGGCCGACTTTCGCTTCGCCGACATCGGCGAGGCCGACGTCATCTATTTCGTCGAAGGCCAAGACGCGCCTATTCAGTGTCGGCCGCGACACCCGCGGACGGCCGGTCAGGCCCCCGATCCGAGTCAGATCGAACTGACTCTCGAGTGCATGCGCGGCTACAACCACCCCAAGTCCGGGGTGAATATCTACAAGATTAGCGCCGGCGACAAGACGCTGGTCTACGCCACCGACACCGAGGGCTTCGTCAAAGGCGACCGCCGCCTCATCGAGTTCGCCCGCGGCGCCGACGTGCTCATCCACGACGCGATGTACACCGAGGAGCGCTACGTCTCGATGCCGGTGCCCACGCAGGGCTACGGCCACTCGACCGTCGAAATCGCCGCCAGCCTCGCCAAGGCGGCCGACGTGGGGCAGCTCTTCTTGTTCCACCACGACCCGGGCAACAACGACAACACGCTCGACGAACTCGAAGCGCGTGGCAAGGATTTGTTCGAGAACACATTGGTGGCTCGCGACGAGATGGAAATCACTCTCTGA
- a CDS encoding outer membrane protein assembly factor BamB family protein, whose product MTDHFRSRVRTALLIGLGAVLSAGTLAGCAASQDIEKEAPYDREPFATRPHLKISWRQLVNPPGAWEYRPREYSTPHYRKSTDEIFVGTDDGMLLKVRGGDGEILWSVKLDGPIHAEPSFGDGRVYVGTLTGGFYAVDEATGETLWSTEIDGSIESRASYAQGRVFYTTSNDDLIAADAATGKRLWSYRRPAPEYFTIKETAKPVVEEGSVFCGFADGVMVSLQIDTGEVLWQSDLSGGKTEFIDADEDPVVAGSRLFAASYDGGLYALDKTSGEQIWQVPLSGIADFIYGEDTLYAATANGRLVAVGAEDGTTRWAFRFTDNSPVALTATELYLFVSTASGPMYVLDRATGYPLMKWDPSTGFNTRVVFGSTAGFAFSNRGYLYGFDVAY is encoded by the coding sequence ATGACAGACCACTTTCGCTCTCGTGTGCGCACGGCTCTCTTGATCGGCCTGGGCGCCGTACTCTCTGCCGGCACTCTGGCCGGCTGTGCGGCGTCTCAGGATATCGAAAAGGAGGCGCCGTACGACCGCGAGCCATTCGCCACGCGCCCGCACCTCAAGATTAGCTGGCGACAGCTGGTCAACCCTCCCGGCGCCTGGGAGTACCGCCCGCGCGAGTATTCCACGCCTCATTACCGCAAGAGCACCGACGAAATCTTCGTGGGGACCGACGACGGCATGCTGTTGAAGGTTCGCGGCGGCGACGGTGAGATTTTGTGGAGTGTGAAGCTCGACGGCCCCATCCACGCCGAACCCTCCTTTGGAGACGGTCGCGTGTACGTAGGGACGCTCACCGGCGGCTTTTACGCGGTCGACGAAGCGACGGGCGAAACCCTGTGGTCGACGGAGATCGACGGCTCCATCGAGTCGCGCGCCTCCTACGCGCAGGGTCGAGTCTTCTATACCACCAGCAATGACGACCTGATCGCGGCCGACGCCGCCACCGGAAAGCGCCTGTGGAGTTATCGGCGCCCGGCGCCCGAGTACTTCACCATCAAAGAGACGGCCAAGCCGGTCGTCGAAGAGGGGAGCGTCTTTTGCGGCTTCGCCGACGGGGTGATGGTCTCCCTGCAGATCGACACCGGCGAGGTGCTCTGGCAGAGCGATTTGAGTGGGGGCAAAACCGAGTTCATCGACGCCGACGAAGACCCCGTGGTCGCCGGGTCGCGGCTCTTCGCCGCCTCCTACGACGGCGGGCTGTACGCGCTCGACAAGACCAGCGGCGAGCAGATCTGGCAGGTGCCCCTGTCTGGCATTGCCGACTTCATTTACGGCGAAGACACGCTGTACGCGGCCACCGCCAACGGGCGTCTGGTCGCCGTGGGCGCCGAGGACGGCACGACCCGCTGGGCGTTCCGCTTCACGGACAACTCACCGGTGGCGCTGACCGCCACCGAACTCTATCTCTTCGTCTCCACGGCCAGCGGGCCGATGTACGTCCTCGATCGTGCGACGGGTTACCCGCTGATGAAGTGGGACCCCTCCACCGGCTTCAACACCCGCGTCGTGTTCGGCTCGACTGCAGGCTTCGCCTTCTCGAATCGGGGCTACCTGTACGGCTTCGACGTCGCGTACTGA
- a CDS encoding outer membrane beta-barrel protein produces the protein MTIPARLDRRLRSFTPAFFLFCLLAVLPAQASASDGYAQLWGALNLANANAVSDNGQWGPGAQIGARVGITDFWSIVGGVEGSYHFAETEDDIPSSQVLGLFGGFRYNLDVFQYVPYVGLAIENFVIAPPDAPGVNRAAVGGKFSLGLDWRYSRNWSLGGMIELHAPLTDPGDFPIYSTIGANLAYHFRL, from the coding sequence ATGACCATTCCAGCCCGCCTCGACCGCCGCCTCCGCTCGTTCACGCCGGCCTTTTTTCTCTTCTGTCTGTTGGCCGTGCTGCCCGCCCAGGCCAGCGCCAGCGACGGCTACGCCCAGTTATGGGGCGCGCTCAACCTGGCCAACGCCAACGCCGTGAGCGACAACGGCCAATGGGGGCCCGGCGCCCAGATCGGCGCGCGGGTGGGCATCACCGACTTTTGGAGCATCGTCGGCGGCGTCGAGGGCAGCTACCACTTTGCCGAGACCGAGGACGATATCCCCTCCAGCCAGGTGCTGGGCCTCTTCGGCGGGTTTCGCTACAACCTCGACGTCTTCCAGTACGTCCCCTACGTGGGCCTGGCCATCGAAAACTTCGTCATCGCCCCGCCCGACGCCCCCGGCGTCAACCGCGCGGCGGTCGGCGGCAAGTTCAGCCTCGGCCTCGACTGGCGCTACAGCCGCAACTGGTCCCTCGGCGGCATGATCGAGCTGCACGCCCCGCTGACCGACCCCGGCGACTTTCCTATCTATTCGACGATTGGCGCGAACTTGGCGTATCACTTCAGGTTGTAG
- a CDS encoding YfgM family protein, whose product MAIKIRKRTDGEEPEAEAPEGQAGAPAASDPVLEATMRGASWVEQNRNLVIGGVIAAVVAIIGVWVGTAYIEGQEVKASSTLSPALWDYAAPVEGSEELDLIKQAEEVDPPAEVFASETERWQAIYDKADKSLSAKGSGALAQTARLTKAAAANRLGKPDEAVELYKAYLGGETDEAMLPVVYLGLATAHSAKGNVDEAAANFDKLVEVDASYEGLAMYQKAQVLEAAGKTDKAKELYHEILESDPETPYRDEIERRLALL is encoded by the coding sequence ATGGCAATCAAGATTCGCAAGCGCACCGACGGCGAGGAGCCCGAAGCAGAAGCTCCCGAGGGACAGGCCGGCGCACCTGCTGCGTCCGACCCGGTTCTCGAGGCGACGATGCGTGGTGCCTCGTGGGTAGAGCAAAATCGCAACCTCGTCATCGGCGGGGTTATCGCGGCGGTGGTCGCGATCATCGGCGTCTGGGTGGGCACGGCCTATATCGAAGGCCAAGAGGTCAAAGCCTCCTCGACGTTGAGCCCGGCGCTGTGGGATTACGCGGCTCCGGTCGAAGGCTCCGAAGAGCTCGACCTGATCAAGCAGGCCGAAGAGGTCGATCCTCCCGCGGAGGTCTTCGCCTCGGAGACGGAGCGTTGGCAGGCCATCTACGACAAAGCCGACAAATCGCTGTCGGCCAAGGGCTCGGGCGCGCTGGCGCAGACCGCGCGACTGACCAAGGCCGCCGCGGCCAACCGACTCGGCAAGCCCGACGAGGCCGTCGAGCTCTACAAGGCCTACCTCGGCGGTGAGACCGACGAAGCGATGCTTCCGGTGGTCTACCTCGGACTGGCGACGGCGCACAGCGCCAAAGGTAATGTCGACGAAGCGGCCGCCAACTTCGACAAGCTCGTCGAAGTCGACGCCAGCTACGAGGGCCTGGCCATGTATCAGAAGGCTCAGGTGCTCGAGGCCGCCGGCAAGACCGACAAGGCTAAAGAGCTGTACCACGAGATCCTCGAGTCGGACCCCGAGACGCCGTACCGCGACGAAATCGAACGACGATTGGCACTTCTTTGA
- a CDS encoding prolipoprotein diacylglyceryl transferase family protein — protein sequence MNWLTTQLPAQSVWMGAGLLVAAAIAVGAGRMRRVPASEILALFGLCVVVGAASSRVFWVLAAPSVDIGVAVAHLGELLDPRNGGYSSFGAFGGAAAVVALWCYLQRHEAWALRAIDALVLGGLSGLALARVGCLANGCDFGRPAQLPWSIQYPAGSEAFALHVESGRILADASWSAPVHPFPLYMAAGTLLIVAIGLGVLSRGQSSPGRVAVLAAGAYLLWRFAMEWTRAPSTVASWGAVNIHHLLAVIGLGVIFTVARKLDACRSTSAAPQSGREK from the coding sequence ATGAATTGGCTCACCACACAACTTCCCGCCCAGAGCGTCTGGATGGGGGCGGGGCTTCTGGTCGCTGCCGCGATTGCCGTGGGGGCAGGGCGCATGCGGCGGGTTCCTGCCAGTGAGATCCTCGCGCTGTTCGGGCTGTGCGTGGTCGTAGGCGCGGCGTCGAGCCGAGTATTTTGGGTGCTCGCGGCACCGAGTGTCGACATCGGAGTCGCTGTCGCGCATCTAGGAGAGCTGCTGGACCCTCGAAATGGCGGGTACAGCTCGTTCGGGGCCTTCGGCGGTGCCGCGGCTGTGGTAGCCCTCTGGTGTTACCTGCAGCGCCACGAAGCATGGGCGTTGCGCGCGATCGACGCGCTGGTGCTCGGCGGGCTCAGCGGGCTCGCGCTCGCGAGGGTAGGCTGTTTGGCCAACGGCTGTGATTTTGGGCGCCCGGCTCAGCTTCCGTGGTCCATTCAATACCCCGCCGGCTCCGAAGCGTTCGCGCTGCACGTCGAGTCTGGACGGATTTTGGCCGATGCGTCGTGGTCAGCCCCGGTTCACCCGTTCCCGCTGTATATGGCGGCGGGCACTCTGCTCATTGTGGCGATAGGGCTCGGCGTCTTGTCGCGCGGCCAGTCGTCGCCGGGGCGGGTGGCAGTGTTGGCCGCAGGCGCTTACCTTTTATGGCGATTCGCGATGGAGTGGACTCGGGCCCCGTCCACCGTGGCCAGTTGGGGGGCGGTGAATATCCACCACCTCCTGGCCGTCATCGGTCTTGGCGTGATATTCACAGTCGCCCGCAAGCTTGATGCTTGCAGGTCGACGTCTGCTGCGCCACAATCGGGGCGCGAAAAATAG
- the der gene encoding ribosome biogenesis GTPase Der: protein MSFLIAIVGRPNVGKSRLFNRLSQTGDAIVHDFEGVTRDRQYADGKWYDNRYTVIDTGGFVPEAEEPMLRQMRNQAQLAMDEADLIVFLLDGRDGILPADREIAQMLRQATKPVLFAVNKIDSPVNPERHIGEFYELGTELYPISAEHGHGVAQLMDEVCSHIPEDQEEEAHEMHARIAVVGKPNAGKSSTINALLGEDRLLTSEVAGTTRDAIDTRIARGDQEYLLIDTAGLRRKKKISHQLEEYAVVQAIRSIDRADVVLFVIDATEGITWQDKKIADVVKNRGKACVIIVNKWDLVAKETATAGEYVHAIHREMPFMAFAPIMFVSALTGQRVHKILDRVDEVFEQYTSRISTSEANRFLEQALGQHNPPMHKGRPVKFYYASQVATRPPTFLFSVNRPQGVKPSYRRYLVNKLREVYGFEGTPIKTVLRGRGEE, encoded by the coding sequence ATGAGCTTCTTGATCGCCATTGTAGGCCGACCCAACGTCGGCAAAAGTCGCCTGTTCAACCGCCTGTCGCAGACCGGTGATGCCATCGTGCACGACTTCGAGGGGGTGACGCGCGACCGGCAGTACGCCGACGGCAAGTGGTACGACAACCGCTACACGGTCATCGACACCGGCGGGTTCGTGCCCGAGGCCGAGGAGCCGATGCTGCGCCAGATGCGCAATCAGGCGCAGCTGGCGATGGACGAGGCCGACCTGATCGTCTTCTTGCTCGACGGGCGCGACGGCATCTTGCCGGCCGACCGCGAGATCGCCCAGATGCTGCGCCAGGCGACCAAGCCGGTGCTCTTCGCGGTCAACAAGATCGACTCGCCGGTCAACCCCGAGCGCCATATCGGCGAATTCTACGAGCTGGGCACCGAGCTGTACCCGATCAGCGCCGAGCACGGCCACGGCGTCGCCCAGTTGATGGACGAGGTGTGCTCGCATATCCCCGAGGATCAGGAAGAAGAAGCCCACGAGATGCACGCGCGCATCGCCGTGGTCGGCAAGCCCAACGCGGGCAAGTCGAGCACGATCAACGCGCTTTTGGGCGAAGACCGGCTGCTCACCAGCGAGGTCGCCGGCACCACCCGCGACGCCATCGACACGCGGATTGCGCGCGGCGACCAGGAGTACCTGCTCATCGACACGGCGGGGCTTCGGCGCAAAAAGAAGATCTCGCACCAGCTCGAGGAGTACGCGGTCGTCCAAGCGATTCGCAGCATCGACCGCGCCGACGTCGTCCTGTTCGTCATCGACGCCACCGAGGGCATCACCTGGCAGGACAAAAAGATCGCCGACGTGGTCAAAAACCGCGGCAAGGCGTGCGTCATTATCGTCAACAAGTGGGATTTGGTCGCCAAGGAGACCGCCACGGCCGGCGAGTACGTCCACGCCATCCACCGCGAGATGCCGTTCATGGCCTTCGCGCCGATCATGTTCGTCAGCGCGCTGACCGGCCAGCGAGTCCACAAGATCCTCGACCGCGTCGACGAGGTCTTCGAGCAGTACACCAGCCGCATCTCCACCTCGGAGGCCAACCGCTTCCTCGAGCAGGCGCTGGGCCAGCACAACCCGCCGATGCACAAGGGCCGCCCGGTCAAGTTCTACTACGCCTCGCAGGTCGCCACGCGCCCGCCGACGTTTTTGTTCTCGGTCAACCGCCCGCAGGGCGTCAAACCGAGCTATCGGCGGTACTTGGTGAACAAATTGCGTGAGGTGTACGGGTTCGAGGGGACGCCGATCAAGACGGTGTTGCGGGGGCGTGGCGAGGAGTGA
- the trmB gene encoding tRNA (guanosine(46)-N7)-methyltransferase TrmB: MPNLDYRFDKYTEEYQADELERVREFARDIELPDQVSIEIGSNRGRFIKGLAERFPDRFFLGIEWTKSLADAAKGRLERNEIANARVMQADANHVLPIVIDEGQVRELFLLFPDPWWKTRHRKRRVIQPEFLDLLAPKMIEGGKLWIRTDVGPFADDMRDTLDAHEAFRPVDVFDYPLEPFPRSTRERHVIQAGIPIHTLYYERI; the protein is encoded by the coding sequence GTGCCTAATCTCGACTACCGTTTCGACAAATATACCGAGGAGTACCAGGCCGACGAGCTCGAGCGCGTGCGTGAATTCGCCCGCGACATCGAACTCCCCGACCAGGTGAGCATTGAAATCGGCAGCAACCGCGGCCGCTTCATCAAAGGGCTCGCCGAGCGCTTTCCGGATCGATTCTTTCTGGGCATCGAGTGGACCAAGAGCCTGGCCGACGCCGCCAAAGGCCGGCTCGAGCGAAACGAGATCGCAAACGCGCGCGTCATGCAGGCCGACGCCAACCACGTCTTGCCCATCGTCATCGACGAAGGCCAGGTGCGCGAACTCTTTCTGCTCTTTCCCGACCCGTGGTGGAAGACTCGCCACCGCAAGCGTCGCGTGATCCAGCCCGAATTCCTCGACTTGCTCGCCCCGAAGATGATCGAAGGCGGCAAGCTGTGGATTCGCACCGACGTCGGCCCATTCGCCGACGATATGCGCGACACGCTCGACGCTCACGAGGCTTTCCGCCCCGTCGACGTCTTCGATTACCCGCTCGAGCCCTTCCCTCGCAGCACTCGCGAGCGCCACGTCATCCAGGCGGGCATCCCCATCCACACGTTGTATTACGAAAGAATCTGA
- a CDS encoding sensor histidine kinase, with protein sequence MSRVLFIRDGALADDLEHLCDQTGKLQFVGVDDLESACSQLVASRFDSLLMPYGDQVACGHPELERIVGDHPDVSVICVVCDGDHGAAARVVQHASADVLLESQLASEHGASMLEALVERLATQSREVSLQHELERRNSELLGLNALASAVSSSLSRDVIVRRALWVFGGLCRKGAVALVQIDPPPPLAERVGEATERLRDEPTDISLKCLSEFAVDGEPVCAAFEPPERWLEIIQDDAIVVFDDGLDPGKLPGIEPLVDRLGDGVLTLVPIWGQGRALGILILADLAPGSRVPFTREGLRAMAAQLGGALENARLFEEVTSAYRSLQSTQDQLVHAEKFAAMGVLAAEIAHEINNPASFVISNLSVMDDYVETIGEFLEDFRAVLEREAPALVDAWEELAERHEIAFLREDLDTLLSRSLGGMQRIHQIVQDLRFFSHDTANEPGWIDIESLLESTINLVKHEAKYRARVELDFSGVPQIFSDANRLSQVFLNLLVNAAHAIQSGAPDENEIVVETQRDHDSVTVTVHDTGEGIPEEILPHIFDPFFTTKEPGEGTGLGLSISRDIVRSLGGQIWVTSTLGQGTTFRVTLPIRAPKFEEDDELRDSGSFTVPVNPNDTAEYAADADTTLEADTEGEQIGKER encoded by the coding sequence ATGAGTCGGGTACTATTCATTCGAGACGGCGCGCTCGCCGACGACCTGGAGCATCTCTGCGACCAGACAGGGAAGCTGCAGTTCGTCGGCGTCGACGATCTCGAGTCGGCCTGCTCGCAACTCGTCGCCTCGCGCTTCGACTCACTGCTGATGCCCTACGGCGACCAAGTCGCGTGTGGACACCCCGAGCTGGAGCGTATCGTGGGCGACCACCCCGACGTCTCGGTCATCTGTGTGGTCTGCGATGGCGACCATGGTGCCGCAGCACGGGTTGTGCAACATGCCTCGGCCGACGTTTTGCTCGAATCACAACTCGCGTCCGAGCACGGGGCCTCCATGCTGGAGGCGCTCGTGGAGCGTCTGGCCACGCAGTCACGCGAAGTAAGCCTGCAACACGAATTGGAGCGGCGAAACTCGGAGTTGCTCGGGCTCAACGCGCTCGCGAGTGCCGTGTCCAGTTCGCTGAGCCGCGATGTCATCGTGCGCCGTGCGTTGTGGGTCTTCGGCGGTTTGTGCCGAAAGGGCGCGGTCGCGCTGGTCCAAATCGATCCTCCTCCGCCACTTGCAGAGCGCGTGGGCGAAGCGACCGAACGACTCCGGGACGAACCGACCGACATTTCCCTCAAATGCCTCAGCGAGTTTGCCGTCGACGGTGAGCCCGTGTGTGCGGCCTTCGAGCCACCGGAGCGTTGGCTCGAGATCATTCAGGACGACGCCATCGTCGTGTTCGACGATGGGCTCGACCCCGGCAAGTTGCCGGGAATCGAGCCGTTGGTCGACCGATTGGGCGACGGCGTGCTCACCCTCGTTCCCATTTGGGGGCAGGGGCGTGCGCTGGGCATCCTGATCCTCGCCGATCTCGCCCCCGGCAGCCGCGTCCCCTTTACCCGCGAGGGGTTGCGCGCGATGGCCGCGCAGCTGGGCGGCGCGCTCGAAAACGCCCGCCTCTTCGAGGAGGTGACCAGCGCCTACCGTTCGCTCCAGAGCACTCAGGATCAGCTCGTCCACGCCGAGAAATTCGCCGCCATGGGCGTGCTCGCCGCCGAGATTGCCCACGAAATCAACAACCCGGCGAGCTTCGTCATCAGCAACTTGAGCGTGATGGACGATTACGTCGAGACGATCGGCGAGTTCCTCGAAGACTTCAGGGCCGTGCTCGAGCGCGAGGCGCCCGCGCTGGTCGACGCGTGGGAGGAGCTGGCCGAGCGTCACGAGATCGCCTTTTTGCGCGAGGACCTCGACACGCTGTTGTCGCGCAGCCTGGGCGGCATGCAGCGCATTCATCAAATCGTCCAGGACCTGCGCTTCTTCTCTCACGATACTGCCAACGAGCCTGGCTGGATCGACATCGAGAGTCTGCTCGAGTCGACGATCAACTTGGTCAAGCACGAGGCGAAGTATCGAGCGCGAGTCGAACTCGACTTTTCGGGCGTGCCCCAGATTTTTTCGGACGCCAACCGATTGAGCCAGGTCTTTTTGAACCTGTTGGTCAACGCCGCCCACGCCATCCAAAGTGGCGCGCCCGACGAAAACGAGATTGTGGTCGAGACACAGCGCGACCACGACAGCGTGACGGTGACGGTGCACGACACCGGCGAGGGCATCCCCGAAGAGATTCTGCCGCATATCTTCGACCCCTTCTTCACCACCAAGGAGCCGGGAGAGGGGACGGGGCTCGGCCTGTCGATTTCGCGCGACATCGTGCGCAGCTTGGGCGGTCAAATCTGGGTGACCAGCACGCTCGGCCAAGGGACCACCTTCAGGGTGACCTTGCCGATCCGGGCGCCGAAATTCGAAGAGGATGACGAGCTTCGCGACAGCGGAAGCTTTACTGTTCCGGTCAACCCCAACGACACCGCCGAGTACGCTGCAGATGCCGACACGACCCTCGAAGCCGACACCGAAGGGGAGCAGATTGGCAAAGAGCGGTGA
- a CDS encoding alanine/glycine:cation symporter family protein codes for MKDKLKDTQKYAIPVIIVIVIAVLAGLAGEQTINKWFGAVVEPMGAVLFWSPPLPVLEEMPLIVMVLFGGALFFTLRFKFINLRAFKHAIDVTRGKYDNPDDPGEVSHFQALSSALSATVGLGNIAGVAIAVSMGGPGAVFWMMVVALFGMTSKFTEVSLGQMYRRIDKKGDVRGGPMVYLREGLAEMGGFFKPLGVALSLIFAILCIGASFGGGNMFQANQSFQAMTEIVPWLGGAKAQGEVVLRADQPREWDLPPQVVRFNVPSASESEDATERHYGPAGARFTVTMDDWKREDGAFVARVPIVAERAHTRYNVRANSVAQMQIGVIEGREIKDWAQPEGVAVVNPEPIGGGENERGLVYGLILAVLVGLVIIGGIKSIAKVAEKIVPTMCGIYVLAALAVVFMNIEQVPEAVGIILSEAFNTDSMWAGGLVGVFVQGVRRAAFSSEAGIGSAAIAHSAAKTNEPIREGVVGLLEPFIDTIIVCFMTGIVIVITGVYAQQDTIGLAGISLTSKAFGSEIGFFPYVLSGAVVLFAFSTMISWSYYGERCWTTLFGASQSMPYRIIFLLFIVLGSISSLGNVLDFSDLMLLSMAFPNILGAVILSGKVGDRLEKYWASYKKGEFETYK; via the coding sequence ATGAAAGACAAGCTCAAAGACACTCAGAAGTACGCCATCCCGGTGATCATCGTCATCGTCATCGCCGTCTTGGCGGGATTGGCCGGCGAACAAACCATCAACAAATGGTTCGGCGCAGTCGTCGAGCCGATGGGGGCGGTGCTCTTCTGGAGCCCCCCGCTGCCGGTGCTCGAGGAGATGCCGCTCATCGTCATGGTGCTCTTCGGCGGCGCGCTCTTCTTCACGCTACGCTTCAAGTTCATCAACCTGCGTGCGTTCAAGCACGCCATCGACGTCACCCGCGGCAAATACGACAACCCCGATGACCCCGGCGAGGTCTCTCACTTCCAGGCGCTAAGCTCCGCGCTCTCGGCCACCGTCGGCCTGGGTAATATCGCCGGCGTGGCCATCGCGGTGAGCATGGGCGGCCCGGGCGCGGTCTTCTGGATGATGGTCGTCGCCCTGTTCGGCATGACCAGCAAATTCACCGAGGTCAGCCTCGGCCAGATGTACCGTCGCATCGACAAGAAGGGCGACGTGCGCGGCGGCCCCATGGTCTACCTGCGCGAGGGCCTGGCCGAAATGGGCGGCTTCTTCAAGCCCCTGGGCGTCGCGCTGTCGCTGATCTTCGCCATCTTGTGCATCGGCGCCTCGTTTGGCGGCGGCAACATGTTCCAGGCCAACCAGAGCTTCCAGGCGATGACCGAAATCGTGCCCTGGCTCGGCGGCGCCAAGGCCCAGGGCGAGGTCGTGCTTCGCGCAGACCAACCGCGCGAGTGGGACCTGCCCCCGCAGGTCGTCCGCTTCAACGTGCCCTCCGCGAGCGAGTCCGAAGACGCCACCGAGCGCCACTACGGCCCCGCCGGAGCCCGCTTCACGGTGACCATGGACGACTGGAAGCGCGAAGACGGCGCCTTTGTGGCCCGCGTGCCCATCGTCGCCGAGCGAGCCCATACTCGCTACAACGTGCGCGCGAACTCCGTCGCCCAGATGCAAATCGGCGTCATCGAGGGCCGCGAGATCAAAGATTGGGCCCAGCCCGAGGGCGTCGCGGTGGTCAACCCCGAGCCGATCGGGGGCGGCGAGAACGAACGCGGACTCGTCTACGGCCTCATCTTGGCCGTGCTGGTCGGCCTGGTCATCATCGGCGGCATCAAGAGCATCGCCAAAGTCGCCGAGAAGATCGTGCCCACCATGTGCGGTATCTACGTGTTGGCCGCGCTCGCCGTCGTCTTCATGAACATCGAGCAGGTCCCCGAAGCGGTCGGCATCATCTTGAGCGAGGCGTTCAACACCGACTCGATGTGGGCCGGCGGGCTGGTCGGCGTCTTCGTCCAGGGCGTGCGGCGCGCCGCCTTCTCGAGTGAGGCAGGTATCGGTTCGGCGGCCATCGCCCACTCGGCGGCCAAGACCAACGAGCCCATCCGCGAGGGCGTCGTCGGCCTGCTCGAGCCGTTCATCGACACCATCATCGTCTGCTTCATGACCGGCATCGTCATCGTCATCACCGGCGTGTACGCCCAGCAAGACACCATCGGCCTGGCCGGCATCTCGCTGACGAGCAAAGCCTTCGGCTCCGAAATCGGCTTCTTCCCCTACGTCTTGTCGGGTGCGGTCGTGCTCTTCGCCTTCAGCACGATGATCTCGTGGAGCTACTACGGCGAGCGCTGCTGGACGACGCTCTTCGGCGCCAGCCAGTCGATGCCCTACCGCATCATCTTCCTGCTCTTCATCGTCCTCGGCTCCATCTCGAGCCTGGGCAACGTGCTCGACTTCTCGGACCTGATGCTCCTGTCGATGGCCTTCCCGAACATCCTGGGCGCGGTCATCCTGAGCGGTAAGGTGGGCGATCGCCTCGAGAAGTATTGGGCGAGCTACAAGAAAGGGGAGTTCGAGACGTACAAATAG